A window of the Zootoca vivipara chromosome 14, rZooViv1.1, whole genome shotgun sequence genome harbors these coding sequences:
- the LOC132593173 gene encoding uncharacterized protein K02A2.6-like, translating to MSSPPWLGQKIFGKLDLAQAYQQLPVDEATAEAQTIVTHRGAFRVKRLQFGVSVAPGIFQNLMDSLLKGIPGVTPFFDDVLIAGPTPEEFEDRLRSVLHRFQTAGLKVKREKCLLGVPQVDFLGFKVDAEGVHPTGDKVRAICEAPAPKSKPELQSFLGLLNFYHAFLPHKAAVAEPLHRLLDKRAPWVWGQRQRAAFQAVKDLLVSNSVLAHFDERLPVVLACDASPYGIGAVLGHQLPDGREVPVAYFSQTLAAAERNYSQIDKEGLAIVKGVKKSHDFLYGRPFTIVTDHKPLLGLFAPEKQTPQVLSPRVLRWSIFLAGYQYALIHRPGKAMGHADALSRLPLPETGPDPAPAQEVMTLELLPDRPIQAQEVAHHSTKDRVISRVLDWVWRGWPSSSPGPEFAGYTNRKHELSAHKGCLLWGSRVVVPQPLRKRVLTALHETHPGVVRMKALARSYVWWPGIDREIEAWVQHCKTCQESRPDPPRAPVQPWESARHPWSRLHVDFAGPFQGKTFFIVVDSYTKWLEVALVPSTSTAAAIRVLRKLFATHGLPDTLVSDNGTAFTSEEFQTFTAQNAIRHIRSAPFHPATNGQAERMVRTTKDSLRRMTQGDWEYRLAAFLLAQHSTPSTTTGRSPAELLMGRRLATRLDRLHPDRAQDEVVVGKGRNPRTFVAQDAVYAKNFGAGPAWVPATVTKVTGPVSYEVLTEGGQCWRRHCDQLRRRFPGGTREESGTEGSQGDSRAVRPVEREGWAGEAEAVGTEGRPEAGRTPEPEPQPSGSVAPDQTAPAQPAASEHEPEPEPLTKEHPRPQRTRRRPADLGDYECNFPGRTGT from the coding sequence atgtcctcgccaccctggctgggtcaaaaaatctttggcaaactggacttggcccaagcgtatcaacagttgcctgtggacgaagccacagcagaggctcagacgattgtgacgcacagaggggcattcagagtaaagcggctgcaatttggcgttagcgtggcaccaggcatattccagaatttaatggactctctccttaaagggattcctggcgtcacccctttcttcgatgatgtactgatcgccgggcccacaccagaggaatttgaggaccgcctccgctccgtcctgcaccgtttccagacggcgggcctcaaggtgaagcgggaaaagtgtttactgggagtgccgcaggtggactttctgggatttaaggtggacgcagaaggggtccatccaaccggtgacaaggtacgggccatttgtgaggccccagcgcccaagagcaagcccgaacttcagtcattcttgggactattgaacttttaccatgccttccttccccataaggcagcggtagcggagcccctacacagactcctagataaaagggccccttgggtgtggggccagcgacaaagggccgcattccaggcagtcaaggacttgctcgtctcgaactcggtcttggcacacttcgacgagaggctgccagtggtgctggcatgcgacgcctctccctatggcatcggtgctgtcctgggacaccaactcccggatggaagagaggtgccggtggcatacttctcccagactcttgctgcagccgaacgaaactactcacagattgacaaggagggtctggcaatcgtgaagggcgtaaaaaaatcccatgatttcttgtacgggcggccctttaccatagtgactgaccacaagccgttgcttggcctgtttgcccccgagaagcagaccccccaagtgttgtctccacgtgtcctcaggtggtcaattttccttgccggctaccagtatgcactaatccaccgccctgggaaggcgatgggccacgcagacgccctcagcaggctaccactaccagaaacaggccccgacccagcgcctgcgcaagaggttatgaccctggagctgcttcctgaccgacccattcaggcacaagaagttgcgcaccattccacaaaagatagggtcatctcccgggtcctggactgggtgtggcgaggatggcccagcagcagccccgggccagaattcgccggctacacaaaccgcaaacatgaactgtcggcccacaaggggtgcctgttatggggaagcagggttgttgttccccagcccctccgcaaaagggtccttacagccctacacgagacacacccaggggtagtgaggatgaaggcccttgccaggagttatgtgtggtggccggggattgacagagagatagaggcctgggtccaacactgcaagacctgccaagaatcccgcccggatcccccaagggccccagtccagccctgggagtccgcccgacatccatggtcacgcttgcacgtggacttcgctggccccttccagggaaaaacattcttcatagtggtggattcctacaccaaatggctggaggtcgcactggtaccgtccacttctacggcggcagccatccgggtactacgtaagctttttgcaacccacgggctccctgacaccctcgtctcggacaatggaaccgcattcacgtcagaggagttccagaccttcacagcgcagaacgccatccgccacatccgctcagcaccattccaccctgccaccaatggccaagcggagcgcatggtgcggaccaccaaggacagcctccgccgcatgacacaaggggactgggaataccgccttgccgcatttcttctagcacagcacagcaccccaagcacaacgacgggccggagcccagctgaactactaatgggccggcgccttgcaactagactggaccgacttcaccccgacagagctcaggatgaggtagtggtggggaaaggcaggaacccccggacatttgtggcccaggacgcagtgtacgcaaagaattttggggcaggcccagcatgggtacccgccacagtcaccaaggtgaccggtcccgtgtcgtacgaggtactaacggaaggggggcaatgttggcgccgccactgcgaccagctacggcgacgattcccaggaggaacccgggaggagagcgggacagaggggtcccaaggggacagcagggcagtgaggcctgtagagcgagaggggtgggcaggggaagcagaagcagtaggcacagaggggcgccccgaggctggaaggacaccggaaccagagccacaacctagtggttcagtggcgccagaccagacagccccggcacagccagcagcctcggaacacgagccagaaccagaacccctgaccaaggaacaccccaggccacaacgcacacggaggcggccagcagaccttggggactacgaatgcaacttcccgggcaggactggaacttag